GACTTCAATTTCTCTATTTGTTAATTGATGCAAACTGTTTTTATAATTAGTGCCCTGGTCGAAGGTATCAAACAATTGATCCTGAACCCTGGGGCTAAAATATTTACCCTTTACCAGAATCCTTCCGATGGCTTTCTTTATTTCTTCTTCTGAAACACTTTTCTCAAGATACCCGTTCACCCCTGCTTTAAGATACCTTAAAGCATAAGTAGTTTCCTCGTAAGCTGAAAAAATCAGTATTTTAATCCCTGGCTGCATTGCCCTGATCTGATCGATCATCTTAAAACTATTGCCGCCTGGGATGTTAATATCCAAGATCAACAGATCTACCTTTTCCTTTTCAAGTGAAACAAGGGTCGCATTTACAGAATTTGCATAGGTTATAATTGCCTTATTTAAAAAGTCTTTAATGATAAAACCTAAGCCCTGTTGAATAACCAGATGATCGTCTGTTATTAAAATTTTAAGTTCGCTCGTAAATAAATTGCTCATTGAAGAAGTAGGATCTATATTTTAATAAGAAATACAACTGTTTTATACAGCTGTATTTCTTACTAAAAGAATAAAATAAACTCAAAACAAATAACAATTCAAATATATAAATAACAATGGCTTAAATGTAATGTGGTTTAATCTACATTTGGCATTACTTGCTGCCTGGGATTATTTGCGAGGTGTATCAATAGTTTCACATCATCACTGTTGGTTAACTCATAGTCTAATTCATGAAGCCCATCTTCCATTTTCAGGTTTTTAGACCTAAACTCCATTTCACTTCTTTTAGCCCATCTTGATGAAGCATGAAACTCTGTAGCTTTGGTAATCCTGATCACTTTCTCTATGTTATCAATAGTTATCCCTGAACCTGGCATAATGCTGATTCTACCTTCAGCCTGTTCAATCAGCCGGGCCAATTCAAACGCCCCTCTATCTGCTGTTAACTGACCCCCGGAGCTAAGTATCCTCGAAAAACCTAATTCTATAATCGTTTCCATACAATCAAACAAATCTATACACCTATCAAAAGCCCTATTGAAGGTAACTTTCATGTCACCGGCCAGGGCAAGCAACTCCGAACAACGCTTCTCATCTATGAATCCTTTGGGAGTCAAAATACCAAACACTACCCCCTCACATTTCAAATCCCGACACATCTTTATGTCCTCCTTCATCAGTTCGAACTCCAGATCGGTGTATAAAAAATCTCCACCTCTGGGCCTGATGAGCGGGTAGACCTCGATATCCACCATTCTTTTTGCCATTGCAATCTGTGCATAACTGGGTGTTGTACCCCCTTCATGCAGATTGTCGCAAAGTTCTACTCTTACAGCCCCTCCCTCTTGCGCTGCCAGGGCAGAGCGCAGCGAGTTGGCACATACTTCCATATTGACCATAGTTGTTTGTTTTACTTATTAATAATAAACTTTACCCTCAATTAGCAGATCCCCTTTTCTGAATGATACAGACTGCATAATAAACCAATTTTTGAATGGCATAGGAGGCTTAATAAATTTAGGTCTGCTTTGCATATCCAAAAACATTATTACAACTAATATAATTTAATTGTTTCATATCACGCTTTAAAACTGGACTTTAATTGAATTTCAGATAAATATTTGATCCCAAACAAACCAACTTCGGCACAATAGTTGATAATGCAGGGTGAATTGAATTAATAACAAATACACAAACAAAAATTATGAAGAAATTACTTTTTACTTTCATTGCCGTTGCTGCACTTTTCACATTGAACATGACTACTGCTTCAGCTCAAAGGTACAATAATGCTATCGGTGGTCGTTTTGGATCGGCTAATGGAGTAAGTTTTAAAACCGGCCTTAGTAAAGGTGCTATGTTAGAATTAATTGGGAACTTTAGAAGCAATAGCGTTGCCTCTTATGCTAATTTAACCGGTTTGTACGAAGTTTATAAACCAATCAATGATGCTCCGGGATTAAACTGGTACTATGGTGCCGGCGCAACAATTGGTTCTTACAAAGTAAAACATGGTGATGGAGACTTTTATCTATCGGCAAATGGTGTTTTAGGTTTAGACTATAAATTTAAAGATGCCCCTATCAACTTATCTTTGGATTGGGTTCCTGCTTTACAATTAACTCCAAACACTGGTTTTTGGGGTGGTGATATAGGCCTGGGCGTTCGTTTCGCTTTCTAAACGAATTAAAATAACAAAAAAAGGGCGGCAGGTTTTTATACTCCTGCCGCCTTTTTTGTTATAATTGTTGAGATAATAGCATAAACCAGAATGTACCTTCATTAGCGCTAACCTGTGGTAGGTGATTAACAAAATTATGATTGATATGAAAGAATTTTCCGATGAGAAACTTAAGATGAGGAGATATATATGGTTTCGGATAGATAGTTATTTGTCAACCTTTTTCTTCTTAGCTTTTACCCAGATTGTTTTTGCTCCCTACGGTTCAAATGATTATACTAATCTCAAATTCTATTTATGCTTAATTAATGCACTGGTAATGACGCTTTTTTTTCACGGAAGATCGATTCGCAGGCTTATTACTTTTATCAGAAATAAAGAAAGTGTACCGGATAAGTGGTATAAAGATTAAGGCAAAATATCTGATTATAAATAAAGAAAGGGCGGCAGGTTAAAAAAACCTGCCGCCCTTTCTTGTTGCACTTCGTTTTTGTTGAGCTGTTATTTCTAGCGCTTTACTTAAGATAAAAATTACCTTCTTAGAAAGAGCCTAGCCTTCTTCGCTTCTTCAGCGAAACAATGCAGCTCTTGAAGAGAACGGTTATTTTTAATTCTTCATCCAAGCCTTCCTTACTTTCGTTTGTAATTCGCTTGCATTCCCATCTATCTCCCCTACTAATTTTATTCCAGGGTAATTTTTAAGGGTAACATTAAAGTCTCTGATTACCCCATCTCTTGCTACTTTTATCACAACAACATCACCTACTTTTTTACTGCTGATAGCTGGCATACGCTCCACAGCTGACTCTATTGGTGTACCATCTATGCTAATCAATTCGTCGTTCACACTTAAGCCATCCACCCATGCTGCTGTATTACGCATGATCGAGGTAATGAACATCCTTCCTTCAGTCTTTTTAGACGTAACACCTAAATAAGGAGAGCTTTTACCTTCAAGCTCATTGGTAACTTTTATTCCGGCATAACCAAAGTATTTAGCATACTCCGGTAAGGTTATTCCGTTCACGTACTTTGCCCAGAAATCAGTAAAATCCTGTCCACTGATCTTTTCTACCATAGCTTTAAATTCAGCATCAGTATAACCTCTTTTCTGTGCTTTATTTTGCAAATACATCGCTTTCATCACATCATCCAGACTTTTAACTCCTTTTGTTGCCTGTGCAATTGCGACATCCATTAACACACCAACTACTTCACCTTTAGCATAGTAAGAAACCGTAGTATTGTTAGAGTTTTCATTAGGTCTGTATAATTTGATCCATGCATCATAGCTGGCTTCAGCTACAGATTGTACCCGTGCACCAGGAATATTAGAGACATTGCTCACTGCAGTAACCAACTTATCTGCAAACTCCTTATCAGTGATAAAGCCTGCACGCAACATTAGTTTATTCTCGTAATAAGCAGTAAAACCTTCGGCTACCCAAAGATTGGTCGTGTAGTTTTCATTATCGTAATCAAATGGCCCTAAAGCAATTGGACGCATTCTTTTTACATTCCACAAGTGAAAATATTCGTGAGCAACAAGATCTAAGAATTTGTTATAATCTTCTTGCGTACCATAGCCGTCGCGACTGGCGCCCAGTGTACAAGAGTTTAAGTGTTCTAAACCGCCACCACCTGTGGTGAAATTGTGCACAATAAATGTATAATGCTTATTTGGGTTTTCGCCATAAATT
This is a stretch of genomic DNA from Candidatus Pedobacter colombiensis. It encodes these proteins:
- a CDS encoding copper homeostasis protein CutC, which gives rise to MVNMEVCANSLRSALAAQEGGAVRVELCDNLHEGGTTPSYAQIAMAKRMVDIEVYPLIRPRGGDFLYTDLEFELMKEDIKMCRDLKCEGVVFGILTPKGFIDEKRCSELLALAGDMKVTFNRAFDRCIDLFDCMETIIELGFSRILSSGGQLTADRGAFELARLIEQAEGRISIMPGSGITIDNIEKVIRITKATEFHASSRWAKRSEMEFRSKNLKMEDGLHELDYELTNSDDVKLLIHLANNPRQQVMPNVD
- a CDS encoding response regulator transcription factor, producing the protein MSNLFTSELKILITDDHLVIQQGLGFIIKDFLNKAIITYANSVNATLVSLEKEKVDLLILDINIPGGNSFKMIDQIRAMQPGIKILIFSAYEETTYALRYLKAGVNGYLEKSVSEEEIKKAIGRILVKGKYFSPRVQDQLFDTFDQGTNYKNSLHQLTNREIEVARFIIGGEGTNSIGEKLDLQASTVSTHKKNIFEKLQISNVSELIDVFRLDHEI
- a CDS encoding PDZ domain-containing protein, which gives rise to MKKSLLALVILLSVGMTAKSQVKIGFEVSFIEPQAHYAEVEMTISGLVKDYIDVKMPVWAPGSYLVREFSKSVEGFKATTGSKTLKHEKVRKNIWRVFSSKANTVKIKYRVYAFETSVRTSFIDDTHAFLSSTGIFMYPDGLLKEASTVKIIPYKGWTKVSTGLEPVAGKEFTYTAADFDILFDSPIEVGNQDVFEFMASGVKHEVAMFGGGNYDKEKLKVDMAKIVEQGTAIYGENPNKHYTFIVHNFTTGGGGLEHLNSCTLGASRDGYGTQEDYNKFLDLVAHEYFHLWNVKRMRPIALGPFDYDNENYTTNLWVAEGFTAYYENKLMLRAGFITDKEFADKLVTAVSNVSNIPGARVQSVAEASYDAWIKLYRPNENSNNTTVSYYAKGEVVGVLMDVAIAQATKGVKSLDDVMKAMYLQNKAQKRGYTDAEFKAMVEKISGQDFTDFWAKYVNGITLPEYAKYFGYAGIKVTNELEGKSSPYLGVTSKKTEGRMFITSIMRNTAAWVDGLSVNDELISIDGTPIESAVERMPAISSKKVGDVVVIKVARDGVIRDFNVTLKNYPGIKLVGEIDGNASELQTKVRKAWMKN